Proteins found in one Chondrinema litorale genomic segment:
- a CDS encoding SusC/RagA family TonB-linked outer membrane protein — protein sequence MNDCYSKSIAAAILLFFSAISMAIAQDKRITGKIVAASDGLGIPGASILVKGTTTGTSTDVNGNFDLILPPNAEMLVISYIGYVSKELSIGNQTNFDISLDEDVQQLEEVMVVGYGTQERAKVIGAISSVKSEEITSVPVISPDQALQGRAAGVTVVNNGAPGQGATVRIRGVGTPNDNSPLYVIDGMPSGDLNQINPNDIESMEVLKDASAAAIYGSRAANGVILITTKKGTRGKTRVSIDSYAGVQKVWKTLDLLNTEQYIDYASEIQTNAGLSVPSRFTDTQWSSLLNNNTDWQDQIFQTGVIQSYNANVSGGGENSMYNISGGYFDQEGTMLNTGFERYSIRANSEFNVGKKFKVGQTLSIAYSETQSEPYNGGRSQIEHTIKSAPYLPVYYSDYVAITGLEQSNLGGFKGPDQVDDNDAENPVSVAMLNDQHTDATKILGTVYGELEIIEGLKYKLLLGIDMTYADYYTFRPAYDNGDFHNVDFAAITQNRRNYISPLITNSLTYDRTFADKHNLNVLGVIEKQTSVSTNTNTSSQNSISNVIEQLTTEALSATSGRSEWALISYLGRVNYDYDGKYLLSASVRRDGSARFGPENKWGTFPSVSVGWRISQEPFLQSVDFITDLKLRGSWGQAGNQNIGNYGYQATINSNYAYSFQDGVLASASTVTELANPALKWETTEMLNIGLDMSVLDGKVSMALEYFDNETQDVLVQVPLAASLGLSGSPYVNAGTVSNKGFEVTLGYRDAEGEFQWSVDANLSHVKNEVVSLGGGNPINSFNFEGDNITQTIEGQPIAYFFGWQTDGIFQSDDEVAAHATQDNAAPGDIRFKDLAGAPDENGNLTAPDGVIDANDKVNLGNPFPDFTYGLNATANYKGFDFTLFIQGVSGNDIYNTNIYDLEGMTRVFNAGTSVLNRWTGAGTSNTIPRGVTGDPNRNARASNRYVEDGSFLRMRNIALGYTLPSSLLENIGSGFISNVRVYVSSQNLFTITNYSGYDPEIGGFRGENTTLQLGVDRGNYPQPRTFLGGVQISF from the coding sequence ATGAATGATTGTTACTCTAAAAGTATCGCTGCAGCAATACTTTTATTTTTTTCAGCAATTAGCATGGCTATCGCGCAGGATAAGAGGATTACAGGTAAAATTGTGGCCGCTTCAGACGGATTGGGAATCCCCGGGGCAAGCATACTTGTAAAAGGTACTACAACAGGCACATCTACAGATGTTAATGGAAACTTTGATTTAATACTACCTCCAAATGCTGAAATGTTGGTGATTTCTTATATTGGTTATGTGTCCAAAGAACTTTCGATTGGTAATCAAACTAATTTCGATATCTCCTTAGATGAAGATGTACAGCAACTAGAAGAAGTAATGGTTGTTGGTTATGGTACTCAGGAAAGAGCAAAAGTAATTGGGGCGATTTCATCCGTAAAATCAGAAGAAATAACATCTGTTCCGGTAATTAGTCCAGACCAAGCATTGCAGGGTAGGGCAGCAGGTGTTACAGTAGTAAACAATGGTGCTCCTGGGCAAGGTGCAACAGTGCGTATCAGAGGGGTAGGTACACCAAACGATAACTCACCACTTTATGTAATTGATGGTATGCCATCTGGTGATCTAAACCAAATTAATCCGAATGATATTGAATCTATGGAAGTATTAAAAGATGCTTCTGCAGCAGCTATTTATGGTTCAAGAGCGGCAAATGGTGTAATTTTAATTACTACTAAAAAAGGTACCAGAGGTAAAACAAGAGTTTCTATAGACTCTTATGCTGGTGTACAAAAAGTGTGGAAAACACTAGACTTGCTTAACACAGAACAATACATAGACTATGCTTCTGAAATACAAACAAATGCAGGCTTATCAGTTCCTTCAAGATTTACAGATACTCAGTGGTCTAGCTTGCTCAACAACAATACAGATTGGCAAGATCAAATTTTTCAGACTGGTGTAATTCAAAGTTACAATGCCAATGTTTCTGGTGGTGGTGAGAATTCGATGTATAATATCTCAGGTGGTTATTTCGATCAAGAAGGTACAATGCTAAACACTGGCTTCGAGAGATATTCTATAAGAGCAAACAGCGAATTTAATGTTGGCAAGAAGTTTAAGGTAGGTCAAACACTTTCTATTGCTTATTCAGAAACTCAAAGTGAACCTTATAATGGTGGTAGGTCGCAGATTGAACATACTATAAAATCAGCGCCTTATTTGCCAGTGTATTACAGCGACTATGTTGCGATTACGGGTTTAGAGCAATCTAATTTAGGAGGTTTTAAAGGGCCAGATCAGGTGGATGATAATGATGCAGAAAACCCTGTAAGTGTTGCAATGCTTAATGATCAACATACTGATGCGACTAAAATATTAGGTACTGTTTACGGTGAATTAGAAATTATTGAGGGCTTAAAGTATAAGTTGTTATTGGGTATTGATATGACCTACGCAGACTACTATACTTTTAGACCTGCTTACGATAATGGTGATTTTCACAATGTAGATTTTGCAGCTATTACTCAAAATAGAAGAAACTACATCTCTCCATTAATTACCAACAGCTTAACTTATGATAGAACTTTTGCAGACAAACATAATTTAAATGTATTGGGGGTTATTGAGAAGCAAACATCAGTAAGTACTAATACAAATACGTCTAGCCAAAACAGTATTTCTAACGTAATTGAACAGCTTACAACAGAAGCACTTTCTGCAACAAGTGGTAGATCTGAATGGGCATTAATTTCTTATTTGGGTAGAGTTAACTACGACTACGATGGTAAATACCTGCTTTCTGCTTCAGTAAGACGCGATGGATCTGCTAGATTCGGCCCCGAAAATAAATGGGGTACTTTCCCTTCAGTTTCTGTAGGTTGGAGAATTAGCCAAGAGCCTTTCTTGCAAAGTGTAGACTTTATCACAGACTTAAAATTGAGAGGTAGTTGGGGGCAGGCAGGTAACCAAAACATTGGTAACTATGGCTATCAAGCAACTATTAATAGCAATTATGCTTATAGCTTCCAAGATGGTGTGTTAGCTTCTGCTTCTACAGTTACAGAATTAGCAAACCCTGCTCTAAAATGGGAAACTACAGAAATGCTAAACATAGGTCTAGATATGTCTGTGTTAGACGGGAAAGTATCTATGGCACTAGAATATTTTGATAATGAAACTCAAGATGTATTAGTGCAAGTTCCTTTGGCTGCTTCACTAGGCCTTTCTGGTTCTCCATATGTAAATGCGGGTACAGTTTCTAACAAAGGTTTCGAAGTAACGCTAGGCTATAGAGATGCAGAAGGAGAATTCCAATGGTCTGTAGATGCTAACCTTTCTCATGTTAAAAACGAAGTAGTTTCTTTAGGTGGTGGTAACCCTATTAATTCATTTAATTTTGAAGGAGATAATATTACGCAAACAATAGAGGGCCAACCAATCGCTTACTTTTTTGGATGGCAAACCGATGGCATATTTCAATCTGATGATGAAGTAGCTGCACATGCAACACAAGATAATGCAGCACCAGGAGATATTCGCTTTAAAGATTTAGCTGGTGCTCCAGACGAAAATGGAAACCTTACTGCTCCTGATGGAGTAATTGATGCAAACGATAAAGTTAATTTGGGTAATCCATTCCCAGATTTTACTTATGGTTTAAATGCCACTGCAAATTATAAAGGTTTTGATTTTACCTTGTTTATTCAGGGAGTTTCTGGTAATGATATCTACAATACCAACATCTACGATTTAGAAGGAATGACAAGAGTATTTAACGCAGGTACTTCTGTGTTAAACAGATGGACAGGAGCTGGTACATCTAATACAATTCCAAGAGGAGTTACTGGTGACCCTAACAGAAATGCCAGAGCATCTAACAGATATGTTGAAGATGGTTCTTTTCTTAGAATGAGAAACATAGCATTAGGTTATACACTTCCAAGCAGTTTACTTGAAAATATTGGTAGCGGATTTATCTCTAATGTAAGAGTGTATGTAAGCTCTCAAAACTTATTTACCATCACCAATTATTCTGGTTATGATCCTGAAATTGGCGGATTTAGAGGAGAAAATACAACATTGCAGTTAGGCGTAGACAGAGGTAACTATCCGCAGCCTAGAACTTTCCTTGGTGGTGTACAAATCAGTTTCTAA
- a CDS encoding SDR family NAD(P)-dependent oxidoreductase, whose protein sequence is MKYTGLAGKAAIVTGATSGIGKGISLTLQSEKVNLVLSGRDANKIKDVIGRNEATTKMLAGDIKTVDYNKALVDLAIKEFGQLNYLVLSAGQLGIGALDKLSIEDWNNTIATNLNAVFYLLKYAIPVIKNSGGGSIVIIGSVAAHHAFPNHPAYCASKGALEALVRQVAADYGPDIRINLVNPAQVQTPLLEASVEAFPNPDEILAETANKLPMKRIGTPQDIANTTLFLLSDDASWTTGSSFNIDGGFLAT, encoded by the coding sequence ATGAAGTACACAGGTTTAGCAGGAAAGGCAGCAATTGTAACGGGAGCAACTAGCGGAATCGGTAAAGGCATTAGTCTAACATTACAATCGGAGAAAGTAAACCTAGTTCTATCTGGAAGAGATGCCAATAAGATAAAAGATGTAATTGGCCGCAATGAAGCCACCACCAAAATGTTAGCCGGAGACATTAAAACAGTTGACTACAACAAAGCTCTTGTAGATTTAGCTATTAAAGAGTTTGGCCAACTTAATTATCTGGTACTTTCTGCCGGGCAACTTGGTATTGGTGCTTTAGACAAATTGAGCATTGAAGATTGGAACAACACAATCGCCACTAATTTAAATGCCGTATTTTATTTACTGAAGTATGCGATACCTGTAATTAAAAATAGTGGAGGTGGAAGTATTGTAATTATTGGGTCGGTGGCTGCTCATCATGCCTTTCCAAATCACCCAGCTTATTGCGCTTCAAAAGGGGCATTGGAGGCTTTAGTAAGACAAGTTGCCGCTGATTATGGCCCTGATATAAGAATTAACTTGGTAAACCCTGCACAAGTGCAAACACCATTATTAGAAGCATCTGTTGAGGCATTTCCGAACCCTGATGAGATTTTGGCTGAGACTGCAAACAAGCTCCCGATGAAGCGAATTGGTACACCTCAGGATATTGCCAACACTACACTTTTTTTACTGAGTGACGATGCTTCTTGGACAACAGGAAGCTCCTTCAATATAGATGGTGGTTTTTTGGCCACTTAA
- a CDS encoding RagB/SusD family nutrient uptake outer membrane protein, with translation MKRKIFLTLSVVLLLFGACDEDALDKSNPNQLSTSTFFESAAQMEAATNAAYTSLQTPGFYNRYYFFMNDLMAQECFGMGSLGADLRQYIDYSFDGSNPGFQAFWNVNYQGISRANLVIQNENTVPEEAISETLRKRYVGEAKFMRAFYYFELVSRFGDVPMYTEVATEPVGNPRTAASEIYDLIFDDLDYAETNLPQKSTYASADLGRATKTAAQALKGKIRLFREEYAEALTELQKVIDSGEHSLQDDFYDNFTEEGEHNSESIFEVQYNSTFGGGGAWGGDGSGVSEVTFRGQEYGFSAWRNVIPSDELLAEFEEGDPRYDMSFYFPGDTYGPNDEFVIEGNVTIPDELGSWRKYQRYYKQEREDTNSGVNFRIIRYADVLLMAAEAKAQTGDVTGGVILMNMIRSRPNVDMPLYGSADMDAAGYPVSTLDGFMDAIVHERAVELCGEQIRYRDLKRWGLLPEVVPNYSASKHELLPIPSHEIDANENISQADQNPGY, from the coding sequence ATGAAAAGAAAGATATTTTTAACATTGTCGGTAGTATTGCTTCTATTTGGAGCTTGCGACGAAGACGCACTGGATAAAAGTAATCCTAACCAATTGTCTACCTCCACCTTCTTTGAGTCGGCAGCTCAAATGGAAGCAGCAACCAATGCTGCTTATACAAGTTTGCAAACTCCGGGTTTCTACAACAGGTATTATTTCTTTATGAATGACCTAATGGCTCAAGAGTGTTTTGGTATGGGTAGTCTTGGTGCAGATTTAAGACAGTACATCGATTATTCTTTTGATGGTTCAAACCCTGGTTTTCAAGCATTCTGGAATGTAAATTATCAAGGAATTTCAAGAGCAAATCTGGTTATCCAAAATGAGAACACTGTTCCAGAAGAAGCAATTTCAGAAACTCTAAGAAAGAGATATGTAGGTGAAGCTAAATTTATGCGTGCATTTTATTATTTCGAATTGGTTTCCAGATTTGGAGATGTTCCAATGTATACAGAAGTTGCTACTGAGCCTGTAGGTAATCCAAGAACTGCTGCATCAGAAATATACGATCTTATATTTGACGATTTAGATTATGCAGAAACAAACCTTCCTCAAAAATCTACTTACGCATCGGCAGATTTAGGCAGGGCTACAAAAACAGCAGCTCAGGCATTAAAAGGTAAAATAAGATTATTTAGAGAAGAATATGCTGAAGCACTTACTGAGTTACAAAAAGTAATTGATTCTGGCGAGCATTCATTACAAGACGATTTTTACGATAATTTTACTGAAGAAGGTGAACACAATTCAGAGTCAATTTTTGAGGTGCAGTACAATTCTACTTTTGGTGGAGGTGGCGCTTGGGGTGGAGATGGTAGTGGCGTTTCAGAAGTTACTTTCAGAGGACAAGAATATGGGTTTAGTGCATGGAGAAATGTAATTCCTTCTGATGAGCTTTTAGCAGAATTCGAAGAAGGTGACCCAAGATATGATATGTCTTTTTATTTTCCGGGTGATACTTACGGGCCTAACGATGAATTTGTGATTGAAGGGAATGTAACTATTCCTGATGAATTGGGAAGCTGGAGAAAATACCAACGCTACTACAAACAAGAAAGAGAAGATACCAATTCGGGTGTGAACTTTAGAATTATTCGCTATGCTGATGTGTTGTTAATGGCTGCCGAAGCTAAAGCTCAAACTGGAGATGTAACAGGTGGCGTAATACTCATGAACATGATAAGATCTAGACCGAATGTAGATATGCCTTTATATGGTTCTGCCGATATGGATGCTGCTGGTTATCCAGTTTCAACATTAGATGGCTTTATGGATGCTATTGTTCACGAAAGAGCTGTTGAGCTTTGCGGAGAGCAAATAAGATATAGAGATTTAAAGAGATGGGGGTTACTTCCAGAAGTGGTACCTAATTACTCTGCGAGCAAACATGAATTGTTACCTATCCCAAGTCATGAGATAGATGCCAATGAAAATATTAGTCAGGCCGATCAGAATCCTGGTTATTGA